In Mangrovibacterium diazotrophicum, one genomic interval encodes:
- a CDS encoding mannose-1-phosphate guanylyltransferase, with product MNLNNYLVIMAGGIGSRFWPVSTAQKPKQFLDMLGTGRTLFQHTVDRFKGICPLENILVVTSENYTAIVKEQYPELLDGNILAEPCMRNTAPCIAYASYKIKKLNPNANIVVSPADHLIDEFDVFENTVQKGLDFTAANKAILTLGILPHKPETGYGYIQTSDKNAEIASVKAFKEKPDLDTAKKYLADGGYYWNAGIFFWSVSTIIEAFEKYNPTLASTFEKGLEYFYTEKEGEYINEVFPACENISIDYSILEKADNLFVEKATFSWSDLGTWGSLWEKSEKPANGNSAASSKAKFYESKNNLVHTSTIKKVVVQGLEDYIIVEANGTLLICSKQEEQRIKQFLNDMQS from the coding sequence ATGAATCTAAACAACTACCTCGTTATAATGGCGGGCGGGATTGGCAGCCGTTTTTGGCCTGTCAGTACCGCTCAAAAACCAAAGCAATTTCTGGATATGTTAGGAACAGGCAGAACACTGTTTCAACATACCGTTGATCGATTTAAAGGAATTTGCCCGCTTGAAAACATTCTTGTGGTCACTTCTGAGAATTACACCGCAATCGTAAAAGAACAATATCCGGAATTGCTTGACGGAAATATTTTGGCTGAACCTTGTATGAGAAATACAGCGCCTTGCATTGCGTATGCTTCTTACAAGATCAAAAAACTCAATCCAAATGCGAATATTGTAGTTAGCCCGGCGGATCATCTTATTGACGAATTCGATGTTTTCGAAAATACCGTTCAAAAAGGTCTGGATTTCACGGCTGCCAATAAGGCAATATTGACATTAGGTATTCTTCCCCATAAACCGGAAACCGGATATGGATATATCCAAACCTCGGATAAAAATGCGGAGATCGCAAGCGTGAAAGCTTTCAAAGAAAAGCCAGATCTTGACACTGCTAAGAAATACCTGGCCGATGGTGGATACTATTGGAATGCCGGTATCTTTTTCTGGTCAGTATCTACAATTATTGAAGCTTTTGAGAAATATAATCCAACCTTGGCTTCGACTTTCGAGAAAGGGCTGGAGTATTTTTACACGGAAAAAGAGGGAGAATACATCAACGAGGTGTTCCCCGCATGTGAAAATATCTCGATTGACTACAGTATATTAGAGAAAGCTGATAACCTTTTTGTTGAAAAGGCTACCTTCAGCTGGTCAGACCTAGGTACCTGGGGATCTTTGTGGGAAAAATCGGAAAAACCAGCAAATGGTAACTCCGCCGCAAGTTCCAAAGCCAAATTTTACGAGAGTAAAAATAATTTGGTTCACACCAGTACTATTAAAAAAGTAGTCGTGCAGGGTTTGGAAGATTACATTATTGTAGAAGCAAACGGCACGCTTCTCATTTGCAGCAAACAGGAAGAACAGCGCATCAAGCAGTTTCTAAATGACATGCAAAGCTGA